One Candidatus Flexicrinis proximus DNA window includes the following coding sequences:
- a CDS encoding SRPBCC family protein — MQRIERTYTIKAPVHKVFDCLSNPENFVDFWPEMLVVEDIHGLHNGGKGFRWTAKVVGVRFEGTSEDTEFRTDSHIVIQIRGGLHGVLSWTLEHENEGTKLHVVFEYAIPVSLHSRPARSVAETMERDFGLFLDNLTLKSELGISTHAHS; from the coding sequence ATGCAACGCATCGAGAGGACTTACACAATCAAGGCTCCGGTACACAAGGTGTTCGACTGCCTGAGCAATCCGGAGAATTTCGTGGATTTCTGGCCCGAGATGCTGGTTGTAGAAGACATTCACGGTCTGCACAACGGCGGTAAGGGCTTCCGGTGGACGGCAAAGGTGGTCGGGGTCCGTTTTGAAGGTACCAGCGAAGACACCGAATTCAGAACTGACAGCCACATTGTTATCCAGATCAGGGGTGGCCTGCACGGCGTCCTGTCATGGACCCTGGAGCACGAGAACGAAGGCACAAAACTCCACGTGGTGTTTGAATACGCGATTCCAGTTTCGTTACACAGCCGACCCGCCAGATCCGTTGCAGAAACTATGGAGCGAGATTTTGGTTTGTTCCTGGACAATCTGACCCTGAAATCCGAACTTGGAATTTCCACCCATGCGCACTCGTGA
- a CDS encoding FixH family protein — protein MQRPKLMALILLAGGIIVAAFILFRAQPVSAAQLALRSDPFPLAVGRTTLMLTLKDGSGSPISDAAITVTGENGHSGTLPVVGTAIVQQDGEYQFRLVWPSMGPWLVSVAATIPGSDEVIADQYKVYIYPISPNLGTLNSAFQSAKTTEELISANSSREMWVVIDQGTKAELSMGHDKIPLELRLNVHGQNTLVIRNDDIAAHSVGPFFVRPGETIRQEFTEPAEFVGFCSISRTGSINIIVEG, from the coding sequence ATGCAGCGTCCCAAACTCATGGCCCTGATCTTGCTGGCCGGCGGGATCATTGTGGCAGCGTTCATTCTATTCCGGGCGCAGCCCGTCTCCGCCGCACAGCTCGCCCTGAGATCAGACCCGTTTCCCCTGGCAGTGGGGCGGACAACCCTGATGCTAACTCTCAAGGATGGCAGCGGTTCCCCGATAAGCGATGCCGCAATAACGGTCACCGGCGAAAATGGGCACTCCGGAACCCTACCGGTCGTTGGCACCGCAATTGTGCAACAGGACGGAGAGTATCAATTCCGTCTGGTCTGGCCCTCGATGGGACCGTGGCTGGTTAGTGTTGCAGCCACTATTCCGGGATCGGACGAGGTAATCGCTGACCAGTACAAAGTCTACATTTATCCGATCAGCCCCAACCTGGGCACACTGAATTCGGCATTCCAGAGCGCAAAAACGACCGAAGAGTTGATCTCCGCGAACTCATCGCGAGAGATGTGGGTCGTGATCGATCAAGGTACCAAGGCTGAACTCTCGATGGGTCACGACAAGATCCCGCTGGAGCTGCGCCTTAATGTCCACGGGCAGAACACCCTCGTAATTCGCAATGATGATATTGCCGCTCATTCGGTAGGTCCGTTCTTTGTGCGCCCGGGCGAAACCATCCGGCAGGAATTCACGGAACCCGCCGAGTTCGTTGGATTTTGCAGCATAAGCCGAACGGGCAGTATCAACATTATCGTTGAAGGCTAA
- a CDS encoding SCO family protein, with amino-acid sequence MIYRRAVLVITLVLWLVGCTGAGQTTPDASYLEDLNGAVFDPPRAISNFGFASTLGEEFKLSDHNGEIILLYFGYRTCPDFCPTTFTELRQIYLALGEPAERVKVVFITVDPERDDLDSLTLYTQAFHDDFIGLRAEGESLQNVMDEFGVIAEKRQLADSALSYLIDHTASLFLIGPDGRLQVQYLYGTAYQDILEDVQRILDSTASSNSS; translated from the coding sequence ATGATATACCGGCGGGCAGTTTTGGTCATCACGCTCGTGCTTTGGCTCGTCGGCTGTACCGGCGCAGGTCAAACGACACCTGATGCGTCGTACCTTGAAGACCTGAACGGGGCAGTCTTTGACCCCCCACGCGCAATTTCGAACTTCGGGTTTGCTTCGACATTGGGCGAAGAGTTCAAGCTCAGCGACCACAACGGCGAGATCATTCTGCTGTATTTCGGATACCGCACGTGTCCGGATTTCTGCCCGACAACCTTCACAGAACTGCGCCAGATCTACCTCGCATTGGGTGAGCCTGCGGAAAGGGTCAAAGTCGTCTTTATCACGGTTGACCCTGAGCGCGACGATCTCGACTCGCTCACGCTCTACACACAGGCCTTCCACGACGACTTCATCGGATTGCGTGCCGAAGGCGAAAGCCTCCAAAACGTAATGGATGAGTTTGGCGTCATCGCAGAGAAGCGCCAGCTTGCGGATTCGGCGCTCTCGTATCTGATAGATCATACGGCATCGCTATTCCTAATCGGGCCGGACGGGCGGCTGCAGGTCCAATATCTTTACGGGACCGCCTATCAGGACATTCTTGAGGACGTTCAGCGGATTCTTGACTCGACTGCGAGCAGTAACTCCAGTTAG
- a CDS encoding copper chaperone PCu(A)C yields MKVRVLLVVVALLSLFGASQTLGQEAEDASCEAVYLVDGWARASVEGAPNSAAYGILVNLSGEDDTLIAASTDAAEFVELHEMVMGAGDVMQMRPVEGGIAVPATGFAQLKPGGLHIMLINLAEPLVAGEMLTLTLTFEVAGELEVSLPIKVPMEMGAQSMSGGGMMQDTPMEAASLPTVEWTEECAGIHVLGAWARPAGPAMPTSAAYALLLNLTDAADMLVSASAPIAGSTEIHEMVMGDKDVMRMRPVEGGIEIPSGSAAILAPGGLHIMLISLTDEFAEGSSFELTLSFEEHEDILITVPIQMPAEMMEGSM; encoded by the coding sequence ATGAAAGTCAGAGTTTTACTGGTAGTTGTTGCCCTATTGTCGCTATTCGGCGCATCACAGACCCTTGGACAGGAGGCCGAAGACGCCAGCTGCGAGGCCGTCTATCTAGTAGATGGATGGGCGCGAGCATCGGTTGAAGGCGCACCCAACAGCGCCGCCTACGGGATACTTGTGAACCTTTCCGGCGAAGATGACACCCTGATCGCCGCCAGTACTGATGCTGCGGAATTCGTCGAACTACACGAGATGGTCATGGGGGCTGGCGATGTCATGCAGATGCGTCCGGTCGAAGGCGGAATAGCCGTTCCAGCCACCGGCTTCGCGCAGTTGAAGCCCGGCGGCCTGCACATCATGCTGATCAACCTTGCTGAACCACTGGTCGCCGGTGAGATGCTCACACTCACATTGACGTTCGAAGTAGCTGGTGAGCTTGAAGTCAGCCTTCCCATCAAAGTGCCAATGGAAATGGGCGCGCAATCGATGAGCGGTGGGGGGATGATGCAAGACACACCCATGGAAGCCGCGAGTCTGCCTACGGTCGAATGGACCGAAGAGTGCGCTGGCATCCACGTGTTGGGCGCATGGGCACGCCCTGCTGGTCCGGCAATGCCGACGAGCGCCGCATATGCGCTGCTCCTTAATCTCACTGATGCAGCCGACATGCTAGTCAGTGCGAGTGCACCGATAGCCGGGTCTACCGAGATTCACGAAATGGTAATGGGAGACAAGGATGTGATGCGCATGCGGCCGGTCGAGGGTGGTATTGAGATCCCCAGCGGCAGCGCGGCCATTCTGGCACCGGGCGGTCTGCACATTATGCTGATCTCACTGACCGATGAATTCGCAGAGGGGAGTTCGTTTGAACTTACACTGTCCTTCGAGGAACACGAGGATATCCTGATAACAGTCCCAATCCAGATGCCCGCGGAAATGATGGAAGGCAGCATGTAG
- a CDS encoding RNB domain-containing ribonuclease, producing MNSHLHGATHREILVHLSDIALRERRLLPDFPPKTLAEAHQIESERPVAGKDLRDMRGLLWASIDNDDSRDLDQLTVAEPLPDGKTKVLVAIADVDSLVPLASRLDKHAGHNTTSIYTAAKIYPMLPERLSTDLTSLNFNQARLAVVIEMVVDAVGIVTDAHIYRAVVHNHAKLAYNSVAAWLDGDSEPPVAIQRVPGLEDNLRLQNSVAQRLRALRHLHDALNLETIQSKPVFDGDRVIGLEKDRKNCATEIIEDFMIAANGVTARYLEAHGFPSIRRIVRVPDRWDRLVGIAAQMGAELPDAPDSKALAQFLIAQKRADPLRFPDLSLTVIKLLGSGEYVAELPGEEGQGHFGLAVKDYTHSTAPNRRYVDLITQRLLKAALVGSPSPYSIGELEKLAAHCTTAEDEVNKAERQVGKSAAALLLEHRIGEHFEGIVTGAAQKGTWVRLLELPIEGKLVEGYRGVDVGDKIQVVLIATDVFRGHIDLRRARS from the coding sequence ATGAATTCTCATCTGCACGGCGCCACACACCGCGAGATCCTTGTTCATCTATCCGATATTGCACTACGCGAACGACGACTCCTTCCCGATTTTCCTCCCAAGACGCTTGCAGAGGCCCATCAGATTGAGTCGGAGAGGCCGGTCGCTGGAAAAGATCTGCGGGATATGCGCGGGCTGCTTTGGGCATCGATCGACAATGACGACTCCCGCGATCTCGATCAGCTTACTGTGGCCGAACCGCTGCCGGACGGGAAGACAAAAGTTCTAGTTGCCATCGCCGATGTCGATTCGCTTGTACCCCTGGCCTCGCGCTTGGACAAACACGCCGGTCACAACACAACCTCAATCTACACGGCGGCGAAGATCTACCCGATGCTGCCTGAACGACTCTCCACCGACCTCACGTCTCTCAATTTCAACCAGGCCCGCCTGGCCGTGGTCATCGAGATGGTTGTCGACGCGGTAGGTATCGTCACGGATGCACATATCTACCGTGCGGTGGTCCACAATCACGCAAAACTTGCATACAACAGCGTTGCGGCCTGGCTCGATGGCGATTCCGAGCCACCCGTCGCCATACAACGTGTGCCAGGCCTGGAAGATAATCTCAGGTTGCAGAACAGCGTCGCACAGCGCCTTAGGGCTTTGAGGCATCTGCATGACGCTTTGAATCTCGAAACTATCCAGTCAAAGCCGGTCTTTGACGGAGACCGCGTGATTGGCCTGGAAAAAGACCGGAAGAACTGCGCTACCGAGATTATCGAAGACTTCATGATTGCGGCGAACGGCGTGACCGCCCGTTATCTCGAAGCCCATGGATTTCCTTCAATTCGCCGTATTGTGCGGGTGCCGGATCGCTGGGACCGTCTGGTTGGTATTGCCGCGCAGATGGGCGCAGAACTACCCGACGCGCCGGACTCAAAAGCGTTGGCCCAGTTCCTGATCGCCCAAAAGCGCGCTGATCCGCTGAGATTCCCGGATTTGTCGCTCACGGTCATCAAACTGCTTGGGTCAGGCGAGTATGTTGCAGAGCTGCCGGGTGAAGAGGGGCAGGGGCATTTTGGCCTCGCCGTGAAGGACTACACCCACTCGACCGCCCCGAACCGCCGGTACGTCGATCTGATAACCCAACGGCTGCTTAAGGCTGCACTGGTAGGAAGTCCCTCGCCATATAGCATCGGCGAGCTGGAGAAGCTGGCCGCTCACTGCACGACTGCCGAAGACGAAGTAAACAAAGCTGAGCGGCAGGTCGGCAAGTCTGCAGCTGCCCTGCTGCTGGAACACCGAATCGGCGAGCACTTCGAGGGGATTGTAACCGGTGCGGCACAAAAGGGGACGTGGGTTCGCCTCCTTGAACTTCCGATTGAAGGCAAACTTGTCGAAGGATATCGAGGCGTCGATGTCGGCGACAAAATCCAGGTTGTCCTGATTGCCACCGACGTCTTTCGCGGACATATTGACTTGCGGCGTGCCCGTAGCTAA
- the acpS gene encoding holo-ACP synthase, producing MNVIGLGIDLVEIEPFAEKLSRVSFREQVFTADEQLQADDRRKSAEAYAGKFAVKEAVMKSLGAGVRQGVWFTAIEVLSDEAGAPKLTLHRVAQSRAEALGITAWHISISHTGHTAVAVVLAIGDS from the coding sequence ATGAACGTGATTGGGCTGGGCATCGATCTCGTCGAAATCGAACCGTTCGCGGAAAAGCTTTCCCGCGTGAGTTTCCGCGAACAGGTTTTTACGGCCGACGAGCAGCTGCAAGCTGATGATCGCCGCAAATCCGCTGAGGCTTACGCAGGAAAATTCGCGGTAAAAGAAGCCGTGATGAAGTCGCTTGGGGCAGGCGTTCGGCAGGGGGTGTGGTTCACCGCGATCGAAGTCCTGTCTGATGAGGCGGGTGCTCCAAAGCTGACGCTGCATCGGGTGGCCCAGTCACGCGCCGAGGCGCTGGGCATCACCGCGTGGCATATCTCGATCTCCCACACCGGCCACACGGCAGTTGCGGTCGTCCTCGCCATTGGCGACTCCTGA
- a CDS encoding FAD-dependent oxidoreductase has translation MTEQPIRVVIIGGGYTGLWGYRFIKRRIGHLLNRGTVQVTVIAPKSYHSFHGWTAESLTGIISINNRQSPLRRILTGQSLLLASVVAVDLEAKTVAAQFVSDGRIEHVPYDHLLIANGSYDNMESVPGLNAHGWTVKSPGGVLATRNQLLRLLETADSMPDGAEQQGWLTVVVAGGGFAGVELAAAIAEMFHVFKPFYSVLKRQKPRIVLVHSGGQLLPVLRPQYQRLADYCTRELEKWGIELRLNTRLSEVTADAAVLSDGTPIPSKTVICTVGQRLTVMPGTESLPRTEKGLLITDTTLHVQGQTHVWAGGDAAQVMHISGEPCPSNALWAIMHGKWAGENISATISGRKLKPFTYKGLGQAASMGVGKGASELYGYQFTGWIGWFLRFFFFLYFQPSRRQAVRIFLDWLSLPFLRRYMTLSSDWKRTPESVQPTAP, from the coding sequence ATGACTGAGCAGCCAATTCGTGTCGTGATCATCGGCGGCGGCTATACCGGTCTGTGGGGATATCGCTTTATCAAGCGGCGTATTGGCCACCTGCTCAATCGCGGTACCGTCCAGGTCACGGTCATCGCGCCAAAGAGTTATCACTCGTTCCACGGGTGGACAGCAGAGTCGCTTACTGGAATAATCTCGATAAACAACCGCCAGAGTCCGCTGCGCCGCATTTTGACCGGGCAAAGCCTGCTGCTGGCAAGCGTTGTAGCGGTTGACCTTGAAGCGAAGACAGTCGCTGCACAGTTCGTCAGTGATGGGCGAATCGAACACGTGCCGTACGACCATCTGCTGATAGCCAACGGCTCATACGACAACATGGAAAGCGTGCCGGGGCTCAATGCACATGGATGGACGGTCAAATCGCCTGGCGGCGTGCTGGCGACCCGTAATCAGCTGCTCAGGCTTCTGGAAACGGCGGATTCGATGCCTGACGGCGCGGAGCAGCAGGGCTGGCTCACTGTCGTTGTAGCAGGTGGCGGCTTTGCTGGGGTTGAACTTGCGGCGGCCATCGCGGAGATGTTCCATGTCTTCAAACCTTTCTATTCCGTGCTGAAACGTCAAAAGCCGCGGATCGTCCTGGTACACTCAGGAGGGCAGCTTCTACCGGTGCTGCGTCCGCAGTACCAGCGCCTTGCCGACTACTGCACGCGAGAGCTTGAGAAATGGGGCATTGAACTGCGTTTGAATACGCGCCTCAGCGAAGTCACCGCCGACGCTGCGGTGCTGTCGGACGGAACACCTATCCCGTCAAAGACCGTGATATGCACGGTTGGTCAGCGACTGACTGTAATGCCCGGAACCGAGTCGCTGCCGCGAACCGAAAAAGGCCTGCTGATTACCGATACCACGCTCCACGTCCAGGGACAGACCCATGTCTGGGCAGGAGGTGACGCGGCACAAGTCATGCATATCAGCGGCGAACCATGCCCATCCAATGCGCTGTGGGCAATCATGCATGGCAAGTGGGCTGGGGAGAATATCTCAGCCACGATCAGCGGCAGGAAACTCAAGCCGTTCACCTATAAGGGGTTGGGGCAGGCTGCCAGCATGGGCGTCGGAAAGGGAGCGTCGGAGCTGTATGGCTATCAATTCACTGGCTGGATTGGCTGGTTCCTGCGTTTCTTCTTTTTCCTCTACTTTCAGCCGTCACGGCGTCAGGCCGTGCGTATCTTCCTCGATTGGCTGTCGCTGCCGTTCCTGCGGCGCTATATGACACTTTCAAGTGACTGGAAGCGCACACCTGAGAGTGTCCAGCCCACCGCGCCATGA
- a CDS encoding AMP-binding protein — protein MDNFSGVLVPTTLEDVTTLVDMLAFRAGHTPDKEAYVFEGDSVTHRRQWDEVNRVGSCLIEHGLKPGDRALVIIPNGTEFFPAFYGIQRAGGVAVPLFPGSGARRVLTILSACEAKAVIVPSDTPEEVLLTYQQGVQAFGCVLLTVADCLKSEPTADFPQVDPDDLAFLQYTSGSTGNSKGVMLTHANLVANLRQMVAASLMTDNDVLVSWLPVYHDLGLILMTMAPFYIGARLVLLPTTLTKMSRWLDAVVEYKGTYTAAPDVGYRQLIKQVRDPDKYDLSTLRIAINAAEPVRAQTVYEFERMFRLPPISKPSYGLAEASVGVAFWGVEASPIKVDVRGNVAIGYPLPDIELKIVVDDREAAVGEVGELVLKSPAATKGYYRNPEATEALFWGDGYVRTGDLAYHDADGDLFLVARKKNIIKHSGRTVAPREVEELVDDVPGVRYSAAVGVDRGDLAGEQLYVFAETRLSQDRAAVEGPAYVRAIVQRLHQRLGFRPGRVILVAKHTIPFTYNGKIQHVQLKQAYVSGELAREGKLLYPLASSETAND, from the coding sequence TCAGCGGGGTGCTGGTCCCCACCACACTCGAAGATGTGACGACTCTGGTTGATATGCTGGCCTTTCGCGCAGGACATACACCAGACAAGGAAGCCTATGTCTTCGAAGGGGACTCTGTAACCCACCGCCGACAGTGGGACGAGGTCAATCGTGTCGGATCGTGCTTAATTGAACATGGCCTTAAGCCCGGCGATCGCGCGCTGGTCATCATCCCAAACGGCACGGAATTCTTCCCGGCGTTTTATGGCATCCAGCGCGCAGGCGGTGTAGCCGTACCGCTGTTTCCTGGGAGTGGTGCGCGCCGCGTGCTCACCATCCTCAGCGCGTGCGAGGCAAAAGCGGTAATCGTTCCCAGCGACACTCCCGAGGAGGTACTCCTCACCTATCAGCAGGGAGTCCAGGCGTTCGGCTGCGTATTGCTGACGGTTGCCGACTGCCTGAAGTCCGAACCCACGGCGGATTTCCCGCAGGTGGATCCGGATGATCTCGCATTCCTGCAATATACGTCGGGAAGTACGGGCAACTCCAAGGGCGTAATGCTCACCCATGCCAACCTCGTTGCCAACCTGCGCCAGATGGTCGCGGCCTCGTTGATGACGGACAATGACGTCCTTGTGAGCTGGTTGCCGGTCTATCACGACCTGGGATTGATCCTGATGACGATGGCGCCGTTCTATATCGGCGCGCGCCTTGTCTTGCTGCCAACAACGCTGACGAAGATGTCGCGCTGGCTTGACGCGGTTGTTGAATACAAGGGCACCTACACAGCAGCGCCAGACGTCGGCTACCGGCAGCTCATCAAACAGGTGCGCGACCCCGACAAATACGATCTCTCCACGTTGCGAATTGCGATCAATGCCGCCGAACCTGTTCGCGCCCAAACTGTCTACGAATTTGAGCGCATGTTCAGGCTGCCTCCGATCTCCAAGCCAAGCTACGGGCTGGCTGAAGCATCCGTAGGCGTTGCCTTCTGGGGGGTCGAAGCATCACCCATTAAGGTGGATGTGCGAGGCAATGTCGCCATCGGCTACCCGCTTCCAGACATTGAGTTAAAGATCGTCGTGGACGACCGTGAAGCAGCGGTGGGTGAGGTGGGCGAACTGGTTCTGAAGAGTCCGGCAGCGACGAAAGGGTACTATCGCAACCCCGAGGCCACTGAAGCGCTGTTCTGGGGCGACGGTTACGTGCGGACAGGCGACCTGGCGTACCACGATGCTGATGGCGATCTGTTCCTGGTGGCGCGCAAGAAGAATATCATCAAACACAGCGGACGGACCGTCGCTCCTCGTGAAGTTGAGGAATTGGTCGATGATGTTCCGGGTGTTCGCTACAGTGCCGCCGTGGGGGTCGATCGTGGCGACCTGGCCGGTGAACAGCTGTATGTCTTTGCCGAAACGCGGCTTTCACAGGATCGAGCTGCCGTGGAAGGTCCCGCCTATGTCAGGGCAATCGTGCAGAGACTTCACCAGCGTCTGGGCTTCCGTCCTGGGCGTGTAATTCTAGTTGCCAAGCACACGATACCCTTTACCTACAACGGCAAAATCCAGCACGTACAGCTCAAACAGGCGTACGTGTCCGGTGAACTTGCGCGTGAGGGCAAGCTGCTTTATCCGCTCGCTTCTTCGGAGACCGCCAATGACTGA